The window GTGTGCGTTCTCGTGGCCATCTCAAACGCATCGCAGGCAACGCCGAGGACGCGTTGGCGCTGGTGGATGACCTCACGGCGGTAGTGCGGGCGCTGCCAACCGAGGGCGAGTCATTAGCCGGCTTCGCCGCCCGTGTCTTGCATCGGGCTCACGCGCTCGACGCCGGCACCGCGCTGGGAAACCTGGCCGCCGACGCGGCGGGCGTGATCGGTACCAGTGCGTGGGCGGGTGAGACTGGTGAGCCGGTGTTGTTCGAGTCGGAACTCTTCGGAATCGTCACCCACAGTCCGGTCGACAGCAGGTTGGAGTCGTCGGTTCCCGTGACGACTGCCGCTGCCGCAGCGGGAAAATCAGGCGTTCGACGCGGTACGGCAGCGTGGCGAAGATACGCGTGGGCATCGGTGGGCGTGCTCGTCGACGACTTGTCGTCGTCGGTGCTCACGCTTGGTCTGCCGGGTGGAACGTCCTCTCCCACGGCGTATGCGCTCGCGCAGCTGTCTGGGGCTGGCCAACCTGTCGTCCTGACTCTTCGTCAGGTGATGGCCGATGATCCCGGTGTCATCCCGTCTGTGGTCTATGTATGTGAGAATCCCGCTGTCGTGTCGGCCGCCGCCGACCAGCTGGGTTCGGCGTCGTCGCCGGTCGTGTGCGTCGGTGGACAGCCCGGCTCCGCGGCCGTTGCTCTCCTGAATCAATTGGGAGAATGCGGAGCCGCGTTGCGCTATCACGGTGACTTCGACTGGGGCGGGATCAGTATCGCTCGCACAATGACGTCGCAGGTGGGGTGGGAGCCGTGGCGATTTCGTGCTGCCGACTACATGAGCGCACTGGAAGGGATCGAGCGCACCGGTTGTCGCCTGGAGAAGCTGGCGGAGCCCCACGGAGGGGTACCTGGCACGCCGTGGGACCCTGAACTATCGACGACGATGGCCCACCATGGTCTTCGCATCGAGGAAGAATTCGTGCTCGACGACCTGCTCCGTGACCTGGCCGACTGACGCGAGAGGGTAGACACGTGAATTTTGCTGTGAGCCCCGCAACGCTGGAGCGGTTCAACGACGTCTCGGCCATGCTCGGGCCGAAGAATCCCAGCTCGTCGGTGTGCTGGTGCCTGAGTCACCGGCTCGACTCGAAGACCAATCGGGAACTCGTCGGACCTGCCCGCGGCGAATACGTCAGGGAGCTGTGCTCTCGTGAGATCGCACCCGGTGTCTTGGCCTACGAGGATGACGAGGTCGTCGGCTGGGCCGCGGTCGCACCTCGGTCAGAACTGCCTTTCGCCCGGTCGAGGAAGATCCCGCATGTTGATCAGCTGCCGGTCTGGTCGGTGTGGTGCATCCGGGTGCGCCCTGGCCACAGAGGCAAAGGCGTCTCTCATGCGCTTCTCCAGGGTGCTGTCGCGTTCGCGCGCTCGCATGGCGCACCTGCGATCGAGGGGTACCCGGTCGACAACGAAGGGAAGAAGGTCGACACCACGATGGCGTACGTGGGCACCCGCACGCTCTTCGAGCGAGCGGGTTTCATCAAGGCCGCTGACACAGACTCGGTCTCCGGCGGCTTCCCGCGTGTCCTCATGCGCTTGGACCTGCAATGAGGTGACTCCGACGGGAAGCGGATGGTGGCGAAAAGATCGGTTAGCGTTGCCGAATGGCCCCAGACCCATATGGCGACCGCGAACTGGTCGCGCTCTACGACATCGACAACCCCGGCGGAGCAGACCACGACTATTACCGGGCGCTGGCCGACGAGATCGGCGCCCGGTCCATTCTTGATCTGGGCTGCGGCACGGGTCTGCTGACTCGCTCGTTCGTCCGGCCGGACCGGACAGTAGTCGGGATCGACCCGAGTGCCACGATGCTGGACTGGGCGCGCCGACAGCCTGGGGCGGACGCGGTGAGGTGGATCCTGGGCACCGCTGCGGCCATCGAGCCTGACGCATCGGTGGATCTTGCGGTCTGCACCGGCAACGCGATCATGCATGTTTCTTCCGAGGAGCTTCCGGCAACGCTGCGCAACATTGCGACCGCACTGCGGCCTGGTGGAACGTTCAGCTTCGAGTCCCGCAACCCTGGCTTCCGGGAGTGGGAAACCTGGACACGTGCGGCCACCTATGGGGAGCGAGACACCGACCTCGGCCGGCTACGTGAGTGGCTCGACGTCACCGAGGTGGCCGACGGCCGGGTGGTGTTCGATGCCCACAACGTGCTGCCGGACGGAGAGGTGCGCATCTACACGTCGGTGCTGTACTTCCGCGGCGCCGACGAGTTCGCGGACGCGCTACGCGAAGCCGGGTTCGACGACGTCACCATCTCCGGCGGCTGGCGTGGTGAACCCGTCACCACTGACTCACCCGTCCTCGTGGTGCGTGCGTCCACCCGTTGATCTACCGACATTGCGGTCACCAGAACCACCAGGATGTAGGTACATTCTCGAGCTCCTGGCGCTCGCGTTGATCACTGGATGAGCGCGGCTCCACGTATCGCGACGTTGATACCGAGGATCAGCAGGAGCAGCGAGATCGTGCCGGCGCTGTGTTTCATCAGCCATGCCCTCATGCGCTCCAGTTTCGCGTTTACCCGGGTGCCAGCTGCTCGCCTGACTGTCAGGAGGACTGCGGCGGGAACCGCCATGACGACGACATATCCCGCCAGCACCGACACGCGCACTACGCCGGACACGTCGGCGGACGCGATGATGCCGATCGCGGCCAGGTAGGGCACCATCGTCGCGACTTCGAGCGCACCCGCCCCGAGCGCGAGGGCAATCGTTGAGCGGGCGCGTGGAGGGCGGGCGCTGATCCGTTCGGTCCATGGGCGTGTGTCGCCTTCACCGCGAGCCGCACGTATCCGTTCCCGGCGTTTCGGTTCGATGGCGAAGCTGACGACGATGAGCGAGATCCCGATGGCGAGGACGACGTAGCCGCCTTCGGTGGTCGTGGTGAGGAAGTTGAAGATGCGCTCCCCGGCGGCGTCGATGGCGTACCGGGCGCCGAGCATGAGAACGGCGCCGACGGCGAAATAGAACCCGGACAGCGCGGCTAGATACAGGATGACGTTCGACGCCGATCGGCGTGAATCGAGCATCAGCCACAGCGGCACGACGAGGGTGCCGATGCTGGTGCTGTCGATCAGTGCGATGACCGCAAGCGTGGCGATCGTGGTGATGTCCATGGAGATTCGCCCCTCGATTTCGGCGACCCGGCTCGCGGCCAAGTTAGCACGATCGTGCTAACTTGGCTGAGTGACGCGTGCGGAACGGCGACAGCAACGACGTGAAGAGATCGCCCGCGCGGCCTGGACAGTCCTCATGCGCGACGGTGTACGCGGAGCGTCGGTGCGCGCTGTGCTCGCCGAAGCGCAGATGACGTCGGGGGCGATGCGGTACTACTTTCGCAACCACGACGAACTACTCATCTTCGCTGCTCAACACGTGCTCGAACAATCCACGGAGAGAATCCGGCGACGCCTTGCCGATCAGGAACTGACCGGTAAAGAACGCGTTGGGGCAGTTCTCGCCGAGATATTGCCGCTGGATGCCAAGAGGGCCACGGAGATCACCGTGTTCGTTCGCCTCGCGGAGATCGACGACGAGGCCGGGCGCGGCGCGCAGCTCCGTCGCAGCGCCTACGAAGGATGCCGCTCACTGGCTGAATTCGCCGTCACCGAACTCGCCAGGACCGCCGGGGCAGATCTACCGGCAGAGCTCAAGGATCAGATCATCGAACGATTCCACCTGACCCTCGACGGGCTTGCCTACCAGTGTGTGCTCAACCCCGGCCTCCTGGCGTTCGAGGATGTCGCCGCTCGGCTCGCCGGACTGCTCGACCATCTGGAGGAAGAAACGAACCGAGGAGCATCTCAAGCGGGCGGATCCGTGGATGTACCGACATCGTGGTGGCCATGACCCCCGCGATGTCGGTATTTCCACGCCGGCCGGCGCCCGCGCGCACGGTTCGCGATGGTCGATGCAGACTAGAGTGAGGCTGAGCGCTGCTAGGAGACGGACGTGCATGAGACGCTGAGCGCAGCTCGAGAAGCCCATCGCCGACGTGACTGGCAGGCTGCCCGAGACAGCTTCACGGAGGCCGCCGCCGTCGAGCCGCTGTCGGCCGACGACGCCTTCGCGCTCGCCGACGCGGCCTGGTGGCTCGGCCTGGTCGATGAGTCGTTGGCGGCGGGGGAGCAGGCGTACCGCCGCTATCTCGACGGAGACCGGCCCGGGCGCGCCGCGATGGCAGCGATTCACATCGCCGTCGATCTGTTATTGCGCGGGGACGGCGTCCTCGGGTCCGGGTGGCTGCGCCGGGCTCAGCGGCTCTTGGAAGATCAGTCCGAAGCGCCAGAGCACGGCTACCTGATGTACCTGACCCAGGTCGAGGCGGGTATGGGCGGCCCGGCCTACGACGAGGTGGCGGCCGCGGCCGCCCGGGTCGGTGTGTTGGGTCGTGAGCATGGCGATCCGAACCTCGTCGCGTTGGGCATCCTCGGGGAAGGCCGGGCCCTGCTCAAACAAGGCCGGATGGCGGAAGGGTTCGCGCTGCTCGACGAGGCCATGGTGGCTGTGCTCACCGAAGACCTGAGTTCGGAGTGGGCGGGCAACATCTACTGTCACCTCATGGCGGCGTGCCACGAGCTGGGGGACGTGCGGCGGGCCGTGGCATGGACTCGAGCGACCAAGGAGTGGCTGCAGACGTTACCCGCCGCGGTGTTGTTCACTGGTATCTGCCGGGTGCACCGGTCGCAGGTGCTGCAGGCGACTGGAGGCTGGGAAGAGGCCGAAGCGGAAGCGGCGCGGGTCTGCGAGGATCTCGAGCACATCCATGTGGCCAGCGCAGCCGAGGCGCACTACCAGGTGGCGGAGCTTTGCCGGCTTCGGGGCTTCTTCGACGATGCCGAGGACGCCTACGAGCAGGCACGGGCACGTGGGCGCGACCCGCAGCCCGGCTTGGCGTTGCTGCACCTGGCCCGCGGGAGGCCGAAGCTGGCTGCCTCGGCCCTGGAAGCTTCGCTGGCCGGGACCGACGACCCGTTGAGACGATTGCCCCTTCGCGCCGCCCAGGTGGAGATCGCGTTGCAGGCCGGGGATTTCGAGCTCGCGGGGCAGGCATGCGACGAGGTCGCCGCCATCGCTGATCGGTTCGGCTGTGACGGGTTCGTCGCGACCTCGCAGACCAGCCGCGCCGCCTGCTTGCTCGCATCGGGGCAGGCGGAGCCGGCGCTGGCGCTGCTTCGCACCGCGTGTCGCACGTGGCGCGAGCTCGGGTTGCCCTACGACGCCGCTCGGGCAGGGGTCCTGCTGGCCCGCGCGTGTGCGGCGGCGGGGGACCGGGACGGTGCGGCGCGAGAGCTCGAGGCGGCCAGGAAACTGTTCGACCGGTTGGGTGCCGTCGGCGACGTCAAGATTGTCGACGGTCTGCGCGGACATACCCGCAGTGACGTCGGGCTGACAGCTCGAGAGATCGAGGTGCTGGCCGAGGTCGCGGCCGGCCGCACCAACCGCCAGATCGCCGACCGGTTCGTGATCAGCGAGCGGACGGTAGAGCGTCACCTGTCGAACATCTTCGTGAAGCTGGACTGCGGTTCGCGGACGGCGGCTGCCGCCTACGCCCATGAGCAGGGCTTGGTGCCTCGCGCCGAGTAACAGCGCCGCGCCGAGGCCCCGGACGGTGATAGCGCGACCGCGACGTGTGTGGGTGGTTCCACGTATATGGACGGTCGCGGTTGGGTGCTAAACCCGATGAGCCGCAAAGGTATCCCCTCGTAGCGTCGACGCATCGACAGCGAGGGGAGAAGCACATGACCATCGACCTGCACGAACGCCTCCGGGGCGACATCATCGAGAAGGACGACGAACGCTACGACGACGCTCGTAAGCTCTACAACGGGATGATCGACAAGCGCCCGCGCACCATAGTGCGGTGCACGAGCGTCGCCGACGTCATCAACGCGGTTTGTTACGCCCGCGACCTCCACATCCCGATTGCGATCCGAGGCGGCGGCCATAACGGCGCGGGGTTCGCCACCTGCGACGACGGGGTGGTCATCGACCTGTCACCGATGAAGGGTGTCCACGTCGATCCCCACGAACGCACCGTCCGGGCCGAGCCCGGCTGCACTCAGGGCGACGTCGATTACGTCACCCACGCCTTCGGGCTGGCTGTTCCCGCTGGCATCGTGTCCTCGACCGGCGTCGCGGGGCTGACGCTGGGTGGCGGGCACGGCTACCTCTCGCGACAGCATGGATTGACCATCGACAACCTGCTCGAGGCCGACGTCGTTCTCGCTGACGGACGGTTCGTGACCGCCAGCGAGAGTCAGCACCCCGACCTGTTCTGGGCGTTGCGTGGCGGAGGCGGGAATTTCGGTGTGGTGACCAGCTTCCGGTACCGGTTGCATCCCGTCACGTCCGTGTACGGCGGGCCGATCTTCTTTGACATCTCCGACGCTCGTGAGGTCATGCGCTGGTACCGGGAGTTCCTGCCCCAGGCGCCCAAGCGTTTCTCGCCGTTTCTCGGCCTGAAGAAGGTGCCGTCTGTGGAGGCGTTCCCCAAGGAGTTGTGGGGGCGTCAGATCTGTGCGCTCGTCTGCTGCTTCGACGGTTCCGCGGACGAGGCCGAGCAAGTGATGCGGCCACTTCGAGCAGAGTTGCCAGCTCCGCTGCTCGACGGGTGTACGACCATGCCGTACCCGCACCTGCAGCGCATGTTCGACCCCCTGCTGCCGCCGGGCTTGCAGTGGTACTGGAAAGGCGACGTCGTGCGTGAGCTTCCTGACGAGGCCATTGACGTTCACCTCGAACACGCGGCGCAGGCGCCGAGTGAGCTCTCCCTGATGCACCTCTACCCGATCGACGGCGCGGTGCACGACGTCAGCGTCGCGGATACCGCATGGCAGTTCCGGGATGCGACCTGGTCGATGGTGATCGCGGGGATCGATCCGGATCCGGCGCGGGCCGGGGCGCTGACGTCATGGGCGCGGAACTACTGGGAAGCCGTCCATCCATACACGGCGGGAGGCGCGTACGTGAATTTCATGATGGACGAGGGCCCGGACCGCATCCGCGCCACATACGGGGAGAACTATGCCCGCCTGGTCGAGGTCAAACGGGTCTATGACCCGGCGAACACGTTCCACCTCAACCAGAACATCCAGGTGTGACACATCGAGACGGCGGAGCCTGCGGGACCGCAGGCCCCACGTGTAGTAGGAGGTCTTGGAAATGAGCGCACCGACGACGACCAACACCCAGACGACGACCGGGGCGCCGCCCGCGCGCGCAGCCGATCCCGAGCGCCTGCAAGCTTTCATCGAGCGCTTCGCTGCCGATCAAGCGGCGACGATGCACGCCGCGACCCTCGTCGTAGGCGACCGGCTGGGACTCTTCGCGCGACTGGCGGCTATCGGTCCTTGCTCGGCCCAGGAGCTGGCCGCCGCGACGGAGTGTCATCCCCGGCTCGTACGTGAATGGCTCTCGGCTCAGGTCGCCAGCGCCTACTGCGAACACGACGCGCAGACTGACACCTTCTGGCTGACACCCGAACAGACGGCGTGCCTCGCTGATGCGACGAGCCCGACCTATCTACCCGGCGGAACGATAGCCGCGAACTCCAACCACCAGGACGTCGACCGGGTGGCGCAGGCTTTCCGTGGGGACGGCGGGATCGGCTGGGGCGAGCACCACCCGCACCTGTTCCTTGGAACCCAGCGGTTCTTCGGGCCGGTCTACCGCGGCAATCTCGTCCAGCACTGGATCCCCGCGCTCGAAGGAGTGCACGAGAAGCTCGTGGCGGGCGGCCGGGTCGCGGATCTCGGCTGTGGGCACGGGGTCGCGCTGATCCTGCTGGCCGAGGCCTACCCGGAGTCGGCCTTCGCCGGCTTCGACTCACACGCCGGCTCGATCGAGGCCGCTCGGGAAGCTGCCGCTGAAGCTGGTGTGAGTGACCGAGTGACCTTCGAGGTGGCCGGTGTTGAGGACTTCGGCGGTGCGGATTACGACCTCATCTGCGTGTTCAACGCCCTGCACGAGTGGGGCGACCCGGTCGGCGCTGCCCGCCGGATCCGCGATGCGCTGGCGCCCGACGGGACGTGGATGTTCACCGAACCGCGGACGGACGAGGAGCTCACAGAGAGTGTGCGGGCACGGACGTTCTTCTCCGTGTCGACATTCGTGTGTACTCCGAGTGCGCTGGCTCAGGGGGCCGGCGACGCGCTCGGAGCCCAGGCCGGTGAGTCGCGCCTGCGGCAGGTCACCGAGCAAGCCGGGTTCACCCGGTTCCGCCGCGCCACGGAGACCCCGTCGTTCATGGTGCTCGAAGCCCGTCCGTAGCGGCGGAGCCGAATGAATGGGCCCGGATCGTTGGTGCACCGGCTGACAGGGGCGGTCGATGTGGTACGTGATTACACGTTCCACGCTGCGTGCTCGTCTTGCTCTTCTGGTATCAGCAGCCAGCCGGCCGCGTATGCCACTACCGCGGTGCCCAATGTGAAGACAGCGAGCACCACGGCACCCAGGCGCACGAGAGTGGCGTCGATCTTGAAGTAGTCGGCGATGGCGGCGCATACTCCGGCGAGCATCCGGCCGCTGCGGGGACGGGTGAGTTTTCTCATGCCTCCAGCATGACTCGGATGGCCGCCTCCGCGCCTCGGGAAGTCACCTGATTGATCCCTGACTCCCGGTCGGGATTCCTGGGGGTCGCCGTGTTGCCGAGCTGGTCCGGTGTCCTATTCCTTGACCGCCCCCGAGGTCAGTCCCTGCACGATCCACTTGCTCGCCAGTGCGAACAGCACCATGGTCGGCAGGATGGTGAGCACCGCGGCCGCGGACATCGACCCCCAGTTGATGTTGAACGTCGAGATGAACCCGTTCAGCGCTGCGGGGATGGTCCGGTTCTGCTCGGAATGCATGAGCACAACCGAGAGGAACAGCTCGTTCCATGAATTGACGAAGTTGAAGATGAACGCCGCGATGATGCCCGGGGTCATCACCGGCACAAGCACACGGAAAAGCGCCCCCAGGCGAGAGCAACCGTCGATCATCGCTGCCTCTTCCAGCGCGTCCGGCACGTTCTCGAAGAAGCCGCGCAGCATTACCGTCGAGAACGGGATGGAGATGGCGATGTAGACCAGGATCAGGCCGAACTTGTGGTCGACCATCCCGAGGTCGGACATCATCGAATACAACGGACCCAAGGCGATGAACGCGGGGATCATCTGGGTGAGCAGAAAGGCGATCATCACCGCGCCTTTACTGCGGAACTCGAACCGCGCGAGCACATAAGCGCTGAACAGCGCGATAAGCGTCGCCGTCGCTCCGGCCACCAGCGCCACCAGCGCGGAGTTGCTGAGGAACACCCCGAAGTTGCTGTGGGAGAACAGGCCGCGGTAGTTGTCGATGGACGGCTCGCTCGGCCAGTACTCGAGCGGGAACCGGTTGATCGATCCCGGCGCCTTGAACGATGTGACGGTGATCCAATACAGCGGGAAGAGGGTGAACACGAGCCACAGGCCGAGGCCGGCCACCCGGACTACGCCACCGACGGTGACCCTGCGCCTGGGCTGACCGCCGCGGTCCGGCTCGATCGCCGGCGTCGCCGCGGGCCGTTCGGAGAGCATGGCGGTCATCGGCTCGACCTCCGCATCGCGACGAGGTAGAACGTGCAGAAGACACATAGGAATGCGACGACGAACAGCCCTATGGCGCTCGCGAGCCCGTAGTTTCCTTGCTGCGTGTAGTTGATCATCCAGGTCGTGACGATGTGGGTCTGGTTGGCCGGTCCGCCGCCGGTCATGGCGTAGATGATGTCGGGGAAGTTGAAGATCCAGATCACCCGCAGCAGTACGACGAGGTACAAGGTCATGGAGATATACGGGATGATGATCGAGAACAGTTGCCGCACCTTTCCGGCGCCGTCGATGCTCGCGGCTTCCAGCATCTCGTCCGGAACGGACTGCAGCGCGGCGAGGATCATGATGGCGAAGAAGGTGACGCCGTACCAGATGTTCGCGACGATCACCGAGAACATCGCCAGTCCCGCGCTGGCGAGCCACGCTACCGGAGTGTCGATGATCCCGACCTTCATGAGCAGGTCATTGATCACGCCGAACTCGGCGTTGAACATCCACCGGAACAACATGCCGATCAGGAAGCCGGACACCGCCCAAGGGAAGAACACGAGTGCCTGGTAGACGCCGCGGAAGCGGAACCGTTTACGTAGCGCCAGAGCGATCGCGAAGCCGATCACGAACTGCGGCACCAGTGACCCGATCACCCACAGCGCGGAGTTGGCCACCACCGTCGGGAAGACGGGGTCGCTCAAGATCGTCCTGAAGTTCTGCAGACCGACGAACGGCGTGCTGGTCAGATCCCACAGGTTCCAGTCGAGGAACGCCATCCGCGCACCCTGCAGCATCGGGTAGTACGTGAACCAGCACACAAAAACGATCGCCGGTGCGAGGAAGGCGAGGATGGTCAGCGCGTGCCGGCGACCGAATGCCGCCCGGCGCGCGCCGGAGGCGCCCCGTCCCGCGTGTGCGGCGGGGCGCCTCCGGCCGGAGGTCACTGCGCTCACGCGGGTTACCCCTCGGACGCGTATTTCTCGGTCCAGAACGTGTCCCACGACTCGAGCAGCTCGGCAGTGGTCATATTGCCGAGCAACACGTTCTGGATCTCCTGATCGGACTTCTGGATCCACTCGGTCCACCAGCTCACCCCGCGCGGCTGGGCGACGTTGACGTAGGTGTCCGGGTTCTCCGTCATCGTGACGTAGCTGGTCCACGGCCCTTCGGCGTAGAACTCGTCGTCAGCGGCGGCGGCGATGATCGGTACGAGGCTGTTGGCCTGGGCGAACTCAGTGGCGGGTCCTTCCGATGCGAGGAATTGCACCAGTGCGGCCGCCTCGTCCTTGTGCTCGCTGGCCTCGGTGACCCCCCACCCGGCGACGGCGAGCGGTTGTGCGGCCTTGCCGGACGGCCCGGTGAGCAGGGGAGCGGTGTCCCACTGCTCGGCGGTGAGCGTGGTGGATTCCTGCACCGTCGCGATCACCTCCGGGTCTTGCAGCAGGAACGCCGTTGAGCCGTTGGTGAAGCCTTCGACCATCTCGGGGTATCCCCAGGACACCGCCGACGGCGGCGACGCATCCTCGAACAACGCGAAGTAGTGGTCGAGTGCCTCTTGCGCCTCGTCCGCGGCGAAGATCGTCCTGCCGTCGTTCAACAGGAAGGCGTTCTCGGTGTCGAGATCGTCGATCACGTAGGCCTCGATGGCGACGACGACGTTGCTGTTCGCGTTCTGGCCGCCCCGGAACGCGTAGCCATAGGTGTTGTTCGCCGGGTCCTGGATCGCCGACGCCTGCTCGAGCAAGTCCTCCCAGCTCTGCGGCGGGCCGTCGAATCCCGCTTCTTCGACCAGGTCGGTGCGGTAGAACAGCGACAGGCCATAGAAGCCGTAGGGGACGAAGTAGCTGGCCCCGTCGCCTTCGGCCACGGCGCGGGCATTCTCCGTGAGCGCGTCCAGACCGTCCCACTCGGCGAGCTCGTCGCTGAGGTCGTACAGCCAGCCGTTGTTCGAGAACGGGCCGACCGTGATGTCGCGCACCTCTAGCACGTCGACGCCGGAGCCGGACTGCAGCATCTGCTGAATCGTCCGGTCGGCCTGCTCGGTCGGCGGCGACACGAGCTCGACGTTGATGCCGGGGTTCTCGGCCTCGAACTCGTCGAGCAGGCCCCGGATGAGCTCGGTGCGTGCGGGGTTGGTGAGGCTCTCGACCATCTGCAGGGTCACCTCACCGTCCTGTGATCCGTTCGAGCTGGTTCCATCCGAATCGGATCCGCCGGAGCAGGCGGTGACCGCCAGGAGAACGGCGATACCCATCCCGGCGGTGGTGGTCAGTCTGGTGCTTTTCACGGTGCGCCTGCCTTTCTGGACAGTTGTCACGTCGTGGAAGGGGTCGGAGGGTTCGTGGGTCGTTGCGAGGCGAACTCGACGATGAGCGGCACACACCGCTCGACGAACGCGTCGAAGTCCGATGACTCGGTGTAGAGGTGGACGGACAAACGTAGGTACCCGACGTCGTCGAAGCTGGTGAACGCCGTCTCGACGCCGGTTCGGTCGAGTATTTGCATCCGCAGGTCGTCCGCCTCTTCTCTGGTTCGGGCGAGACCGTCGGGCAGCCGGATCAGCCGCATCGACGGCGTCGGCATCGGTAGCTCGACGGACGCTGACGACGTGACATGCGGCTGCAAGGCGGTGCTGATCACGGCGGCTCCGTGATCGGCGAGTTCAGCCATCACCTGGCGAGTGCGTGCCCAGCCGTACTCACGCTCGATGAAATCGACCGCACGAGGCGCCGCCAGGTAGCTCGTCGCGTCGATGGTGCCTTGAACATCGAAGCGGGCCGGGAATGGATCCTCGGCGGCCCACGAGTCGATGAGAGGCCACAGCTCTTGCCGGTCGACGGCGCTGGTGGCGAGCAGCGCGGCGCCTCGCGGTGCGCATGGCCACTTGTGCAGGTTGCCGAACCACCAGTCGCCACCGGCTTCAGACACCGGATGCTCGATCAGGCCTGGCGCATGCGCACCGTCGACCAGCACACGTGCGCCGCGGGAGTGGGCAACCTCGGTGATGCGCTTCGTCGGGAGCCCACGGGCCGTGGGGGAGGTGATCTGGTCGACGACGACTAGCCGGGTGCGATCACCGATCGCCTCCTCGAATCTCTCGACGATCTCGTCCTCGCCGTCGAGGAGCGGGAGGTGGATCGCTCGCAACCGAGCACCGAACCGCCTGGCGAGTCGCCGCGCCCCCATGGTGACCGCGCCGTATCCGTGGTCAGTCACGAGGATCTCGTCGTCCGGCTGCAGCCGGAGGCTGTTGAAGACAACCGTCGCGGCGGCCGACGCGTTGGGCACGAAGGCGAGGTCACCGGCTGCTGCCCCCACAAAGGGAGCGATCTGCTCGCGAGCTTGGGCAACGTACTCGCCGATCCGGGGAAACCAGCTCACCGGACTGCGGTCGGCCTTTTTCCGCAACTGCTCGTGGTACTCCACCACCTGGGTGGGCACCGCGCCGAAGGAGCCGTGGTTGAGGTGGACGAGGTCAGGGTCGAGCGGCCATGCCTCACGCGCACGCCCCGAGCTCGCCAGTCGCACGACCGACGGGATGAGGCCGGGGTGTTCCATGGATCTCCTTGGGACCGGGCGGGGACGCATTCTCGGGTAGTCGTTCGACAACAATGCCACGATGACGCGATAACGCCCCACATTCCATGAGAGAATGAGCAAGTTGTCAAACAACTTTGATGGCGTGGAAACATACCACGTACTGTTGTGCCGCGAAAGGGGGCCTCATGAGTGCGGTCGAGACGGCCCTGCACGGCCTGCGATCGATCATCGCCGACGGAACGCTCGGCCCTGGGGACAAGCTGCCCAGCGAGGGTGAGCTGTGCGAGAAGCTGGGTGTGTCGCGGGGATCGCTGCGAGAGGCGATCCGGATGCTGTCCGCCCTGGGGGTTCTCGATACGCGGCACGGGTCGGGAAGCTACGTGGGTGAGCTCAAGGCGGCGGACGTGATCCAGAGTCTGTCGCTGACCGTCGGCCTGTTGCCACTCGAAGCTGTTCTGGAGCTGTATGAGCTGCGTCGCGCTCTCGAGGCGCACGCGGCGTCGATGGCTGCCGCACGGGTGGACAACGACA is drawn from Phytoactinopolyspora mesophila and contains these coding sequences:
- a CDS encoding extracellular solute-binding protein codes for the protein MKSTRLTTTAGMGIAVLLAVTACSGGSDSDGTSSNGSQDGEVTLQMVESLTNPARTELIRGLLDEFEAENPGINVELVSPPTEQADRTIQQMLQSGSGVDVLEVRDITVGPFSNNGWLYDLSDELAEWDGLDALTENARAVAEGDGASYFVPYGFYGLSLFYRTDLVEEAGFDGPPQSWEDLLEQASAIQDPANNTYGYAFRGGQNANSNVVVAIEAYVIDDLDTENAFLLNDGRTIFAADEAQEALDHYFALFEDASPPSAVSWGYPEMVEGFTNGSTAFLLQDPEVIATVQESTTLTAEQWDTAPLLTGPSGKAAQPLAVAGWGVTEASEHKDEAAALVQFLASEGPATEFAQANSLVPIIAAAADDEFYAEGPWTSYVTMTENPDTYVNVAQPRGVSWWTEWIQKSDQEIQNVLLGNMTTAELLESWDTFWTEKYASEG
- a CDS encoding FAD-binding oxidoreductase, with amino-acid sequence MTIDLHERLRGDIIEKDDERYDDARKLYNGMIDKRPRTIVRCTSVADVINAVCYARDLHIPIAIRGGGHNGAGFATCDDGVVIDLSPMKGVHVDPHERTVRAEPGCTQGDVDYVTHAFGLAVPAGIVSSTGVAGLTLGGGHGYLSRQHGLTIDNLLEADVVLADGRFVTASESQHPDLFWALRGGGGNFGVVTSFRYRLHPVTSVYGGPIFFDISDAREVMRWYREFLPQAPKRFSPFLGLKKVPSVEAFPKELWGRQICALVCCFDGSADEAEQVMRPLRAELPAPLLDGCTTMPYPHLQRMFDPLLPPGLQWYWKGDVVRELPDEAIDVHLEHAAQAPSELSLMHLYPIDGAVHDVSVADTAWQFRDATWSMVIAGIDPDPARAGALTSWARNYWEAVHPYTAGGAYVNFMMDEGPDRIRATYGENYARLVEVKRVYDPANTFHLNQNIQV
- a CDS encoding ABC transporter permease subunit, with protein sequence MLSERPAATPAIEPDRGGQPRRRVTVGGVVRVAGLGLWLVFTLFPLYWITVTSFKAPGSINRFPLEYWPSEPSIDNYRGLFSHSNFGVFLSNSALVALVAGATATLIALFSAYVLARFEFRSKGAVMIAFLLTQMIPAFIALGPLYSMMSDLGMVDHKFGLILVYIAISIPFSTVMLRGFFENVPDALEEAAMIDGCSRLGALFRVLVPVMTPGIIAAFIFNFVNSWNELFLSVVLMHSEQNRTIPAALNGFISTFNINWGSMSAAAVLTILPTMVLFALASKWIVQGLTSGAVKE
- a CDS encoding PspC domain-containing protein encodes the protein MRKLTRPRSGRMLAGVCAAIADYFKIDATLVRLGAVVLAVFTLGTAVVAYAAGWLLIPEEQDEHAAWNV
- a CDS encoding class I SAM-dependent methyltransferase, giving the protein MHAATLVVGDRLGLFARLAAIGPCSAQELAAATECHPRLVREWLSAQVASAYCEHDAQTDTFWLTPEQTACLADATSPTYLPGGTIAANSNHQDVDRVAQAFRGDGGIGWGEHHPHLFLGTQRFFGPVYRGNLVQHWIPALEGVHEKLVAGGRVADLGCGHGVALILLAEAYPESAFAGFDSHAGSIEAAREAAAEAGVSDRVTFEVAGVEDFGGADYDLICVFNALHEWGDPVGAARRIRDALAPDGTWMFTEPRTDEELTESVRARTFFSVSTFVCTPSALAQGAGDALGAQAGESRLRQVTEQAGFTRFRRATETPSFMVLEARP
- a CDS encoding ABC transporter permease subunit; translation: MTSGRRRPAAHAGRGASGARRAAFGRRHALTILAFLAPAIVFVCWFTYYPMLQGARMAFLDWNLWDLTSTPFVGLQNFRTILSDPVFPTVVANSALWVIGSLVPQFVIGFAIALALRKRFRFRGVYQALVFFPWAVSGFLIGMLFRWMFNAEFGVINDLLMKVGIIDTPVAWLASAGLAMFSVIVANIWYGVTFFAIMILAALQSVPDEMLEAASIDGAGKVRQLFSIIIPYISMTLYLVVLLRVIWIFNFPDIIYAMTGGGPANQTHIVTTWMINYTQQGNYGLASAIGLFVVAFLCVFCTFYLVAMRRSSR